One genomic window of Polyangium aurulentum includes the following:
- a CDS encoding efflux RND transporter periplasmic adaptor subunit, with amino-acid sequence MSTHDTPQATEQHTPPPADDLGFDLPPPAALTKTQVIAACAGIAIVLGGLFAFTYLPRRNARAALEQDVKTTETAAPRVEVVTPKAVASDRALVLPGSVQPLEETVVYARVSGYVRKWNVDIGDKVTEGQVLAELDTPELDRELTQAYAQMAQAKAGLLQAEANRDLSKANLSRYEQLVPAGVASQQDLEQRQGQAHVDAASVTVAQAGITAAAANIQRIRDLKNFAKLVAPFAGTVTFRSVERGALVSAGNGSPLFRIAATDPVRVFVGVPQDVAPSVKLNAPAQVLVREFAGQKFEGTVARTSGALDAATRTMNTEVRVPNPDNKLLTGMYAEVSLTLPSPHRVLEVPATSLYNDAKGLRVAVVDAENKIHFVPITIERDTGATILVSTGLDGSERVVKLANVQLGEGMKVEMLK; translated from the coding sequence ATGAGCACCCACGACACCCCCCAAGCCACCGAGCAGCACACGCCCCCTCCGGCCGACGATCTCGGCTTCGATCTGCCCCCGCCCGCCGCGCTCACCAAGACGCAGGTGATCGCGGCCTGCGCGGGCATCGCCATCGTGCTCGGGGGGCTCTTCGCCTTCACCTACCTTCCCCGCCGGAACGCCCGCGCCGCCCTCGAGCAGGACGTGAAGACCACCGAGACGGCCGCACCGCGCGTCGAGGTCGTCACGCCCAAGGCCGTGGCGAGCGACCGGGCCCTGGTCCTGCCGGGCAGCGTCCAGCCCCTCGAGGAGACGGTCGTCTACGCGCGCGTGAGCGGCTACGTGCGCAAGTGGAACGTCGACATCGGCGACAAGGTCACCGAGGGGCAGGTCCTCGCCGAGCTCGACACGCCCGAGCTCGACCGCGAGCTGACGCAGGCGTACGCGCAGATGGCGCAGGCCAAGGCGGGGCTCTTGCAGGCCGAGGCCAACCGCGACCTGTCGAAGGCGAACCTCTCGCGCTACGAGCAGCTCGTGCCTGCGGGCGTGGCGTCGCAGCAGGACCTCGAGCAGCGGCAGGGGCAGGCGCACGTCGACGCGGCGAGCGTGACCGTGGCGCAGGCGGGCATCACGGCGGCGGCGGCCAACATCCAGCGCATCCGCGACCTGAAGAACTTCGCCAAGCTGGTCGCTCCGTTCGCCGGGACCGTCACGTTCCGCAGCGTGGAGCGCGGCGCGCTGGTCTCGGCGGGCAACGGCTCGCCGCTCTTTCGCATCGCGGCGACCGACCCGGTGCGCGTCTTCGTGGGCGTGCCGCAGGACGTGGCGCCCAGCGTCAAGTTGAACGCACCGGCGCAGGTCCTGGTGCGAGAGTTTGCAGGGCAGAAGTTCGAGGGCACGGTGGCGCGCACCTCGGGCGCGCTCGACGCGGCGACGCGCACGATGAACACCGAGGTGCGGGTGCCGAACCCCGACAACAAGCTCCTCACGGGCATGTACGCCGAGGTCTCGCTCACCCTGCCCTCCCCGCACCGCGTGCTCGAGGTGCCCGCGACGTCGCTCTACAACGACGCGAAGGGCCTGCGCGTGGCCGTGGTGGACGCGGAGAACAAGATCCACTTCGTGCCCATCACGATCGAGCGCGACACGGGCGCGACGATCCTCGTCTCGACCGGGCTCGACGGCTCCGAGCGCGTGGTGAAGCTCGCCAACGTGCAGCTCGGCGAGGGGATGAAGGTCGAGATGCTGAAGTGA
- a CDS encoding polysaccharide lyase family 7 protein yields the protein MHKSRLVVSRVLRSAWVLAAVGLAACTLDHVQGDDESDIYEDVSAITVPIANPSFESDKANWGDPDLFEISTSDTHTGTKSAKIGSSTGKFEQTVTVSPNTSYTLAVWVLGKGTVGVKSGSTVLGSSSASTSTWTQVTVSFNSGSASSVTIYGAYNGGTGRFDDFTLSTSGSSTTASSSSSVASSSVSSSSVASSSVSSSSVSSSSVTGGGGSGGGVPAVYPSDVLDLTNWKLTLPIDTSHAGSPDEIKQPELTDYVLSPYFRLNATGDAVVFRAHTGGYTTSGSGYPRSELREMKNNGADNASWSSSSGTHSMFIDQKITHLPVVKPHIVVGQIHDSSDDVIVFRLEDKKLFIDLNGNDGPILNSNYTLGTRFTVKFEVSNNQVKCYYNGALKYTYPKTFSGAYFKAGAYTQSSCQGDKQVAGESCSAYGEVEIYDVQILHQ from the coding sequence ATGCACAAATCACGTCTCGTCGTGTCCCGCGTATTGCGCTCCGCATGGGTCCTCGCCGCCGTCGGTCTGGCCGCATGCACGCTCGACCACGTGCAGGGCGACGACGAGTCGGATATCTACGAGGACGTCTCGGCGATAACGGTCCCCATCGCGAACCCGAGCTTCGAGAGCGACAAGGCGAATTGGGGAGATCCGGACCTCTTCGAGATCTCCACGAGCGACACGCATACGGGCACGAAGTCCGCCAAGATCGGCTCGTCCACCGGGAAGTTCGAGCAAACGGTGACGGTCTCGCCGAACACGTCGTATACCCTCGCCGTGTGGGTGCTCGGCAAAGGGACCGTCGGCGTGAAGAGCGGATCGACGGTCCTCGGCAGCTCGAGCGCCAGCACGAGCACGTGGACCCAGGTCACGGTCTCGTTCAACTCCGGCAGCGCGTCGTCGGTGACCATTTACGGTGCATACAATGGCGGAACCGGCCGATTCGACGATTTCACGCTGAGCACGAGCGGCAGCAGCACCACCGCGAGCAGCTCGAGCAGCGTGGCGTCGAGCAGCGTCAGCTCGAGCAGCGTGGCGTCGAGCAGCGTCAGCTCGAGCAGCGTCAGCTCGAGCAGCGTGACCGGCGGCGGCGGCTCGGGCGGGGGCGTGCCCGCGGTTTACCCGTCGGACGTCCTCGATCTGACGAACTGGAAGCTCACCCTGCCCATCGACACGTCGCACGCCGGCAGCCCCGACGAGATCAAGCAGCCGGAGCTGACCGACTACGTCCTCAGCCCCTACTTCCGCCTCAATGCGACGGGCGACGCCGTGGTCTTCCGGGCCCACACGGGCGGATACACGACGAGCGGCTCGGGCTATCCGAGGTCGGAGCTGCGGGAGATGAAGAACAACGGCGCCGACAACGCGAGCTGGTCGTCCTCGTCCGGCACGCATTCGATGTTCATCGACCAGAAGATCACGCACCTGCCCGTCGTGAAGCCGCACATCGTCGTCGGCCAGATCCACGACTCGTCCGACGACGTCATCGTCTTCCGGCTCGAGGACAAGAAGCTCTTCATCGACCTCAACGGCAACGACGGGCCCATCCTGAACTCGAATTACACGCTCGGGACGCGATTCACCGTCAAGTTCGAGGTCTCGAACAACCAGGTGAAGTGCTATTACAACGGCGCGCTCAAGTACACCTATCCGAAGACGTTCTCCGGCGCGTACTTCAAGGCGGGCGCCTACACGCAGTCCTCCTGCCAGGGCGACAAGCAGGTCGCCGGCGAGTCCTGCTCAGCGTACGGCGAGGTCGAGATCTACGACGTGCAGATCCTGCACCAGTAA
- a CDS encoding LysR family transcriptional regulator — protein sequence MELRHLRYFLTIAEERHFGRAAQRLHMTQPPLSRQIQELEEELGFALFDRAHRQVELTPAGAVFLDNVRRVFETLDMAVHQARRASVGELGRIAVGYISSLAYSGITEVIRAFHERFPLVELSLREMSPQAQIDAIKEGRIDVGLVRGAVDDAALTAECLRREPLVIALPASHRLAERKRIPLEMLAREPFIMFPRQRGPAFFDQIMGLCRDAGFVPRIAQEAPQLDILSLVAAGFGVAILPESIRHSGRKGFAIRPIVGSPMTDLRMVWRVDDASPALREFLAFVRSVGVSERRGGSKRER from the coding sequence ATGGAACTGCGTCATCTGCGTTACTTCTTGACCATCGCCGAGGAGCGGCACTTCGGCCGTGCGGCGCAGCGGCTGCACATGACGCAACCGCCGCTCAGCCGACAGATCCAGGAGCTGGAAGAGGAGCTCGGGTTCGCGCTCTTCGATCGGGCGCACCGTCAGGTGGAGCTGACGCCGGCGGGCGCGGTTTTTCTCGACAACGTGCGGCGCGTGTTCGAGACGCTCGATATGGCCGTGCACCAGGCCAGGCGCGCGAGCGTGGGCGAGCTCGGGCGAATCGCCGTGGGCTACATCTCGTCGCTCGCGTACAGCGGCATCACCGAGGTGATCCGCGCCTTCCACGAGCGCTTTCCGCTGGTCGAGCTGAGCCTGCGCGAGATGAGCCCGCAGGCGCAGATCGACGCCATCAAGGAGGGCAGGATCGACGTGGGCCTCGTGCGGGGCGCGGTCGACGACGCCGCGCTCACGGCCGAGTGCCTCCGGCGCGAGCCCCTGGTCATCGCGCTGCCCGCCTCACACAGGCTGGCCGAGCGCAAGCGCATCCCGCTCGAGATGCTCGCGCGCGAGCCCTTCATCATGTTCCCGCGCCAGCGAGGGCCGGCGTTCTTCGATCAGATCATGGGGCTCTGCCGCGACGCGGGCTTCGTGCCGCGGATCGCGCAGGAGGCGCCGCAGCTCGACATCCTGAGCCTCGTCGCGGCGGGGTTCGGCGTGGCCATCTTGCCCGAATCCATCCGGCACTCCGGGCGCAAGGGCTTCGCCATCCGGCCCATCGTGGGCTCGCCGATGACCGATCTGCGCATGGTCTGGCGCGTCGATGACGCCTCGCCCGCGCTGCGGGAGTTCCTCGCCTTCGTGCGCAGCGTGGGCGTGAGCGAGCGGCGCGGGGGGAGCAAGCGGGAGCGCTGA
- a CDS encoding TIGR03885 family FMN-dependent LLM class oxidoreductase: MPPTRFSYHVSHEQVSPRDLLRLVQRAESAGFDAAFSSDHFHPWAPSQGHSGNTWTWLGAAMATTRLPFGVITVPGYRYHPAVLAQQIATLGQMFPGRLWVALGSGENVNEHIVGGEWPPKSERNALLEESADVMRALMRGVKVTHRNRVTVLEAKLYDLPEVPVPFIGACVTEATAEWLGGWADGLLTTGVTADKARKVVEAFRRGGGEGKPIHLKIDLCWAGTEDEALRQAHERWRFNALGADVNWDLRTPEEFEHAARFVRPEDMHSFVRISSDLGRHRAWIQEFAAIGFDSIDLHHVGADQEAFIDAFGAKVLPELERGA, translated from the coding sequence ATGCCGCCGACGCGCTTCTCCTACCACGTCTCCCACGAGCAGGTTTCGCCGCGTGATCTCCTCCGCCTCGTCCAGCGTGCGGAGTCGGCAGGCTTCGACGCGGCCTTCTCGTCCGACCATTTTCATCCCTGGGCGCCGTCGCAGGGCCACTCCGGCAATACCTGGACGTGGCTCGGGGCGGCGATGGCCACGACGCGGCTGCCCTTCGGGGTCATCACCGTGCCGGGCTACCGCTATCACCCGGCCGTGCTGGCCCAGCAGATCGCGACCCTCGGGCAGATGTTCCCGGGCCGGCTCTGGGTCGCGCTCGGCTCCGGCGAGAACGTCAACGAGCACATCGTGGGCGGGGAATGGCCGCCCAAATCGGAGCGCAATGCGCTGCTCGAGGAGAGCGCCGACGTGATGCGCGCCCTCATGCGGGGCGTGAAGGTCACCCATCGCAACCGGGTCACGGTGCTCGAGGCCAAGCTCTACGACCTGCCCGAGGTCCCCGTGCCGTTCATCGGCGCCTGCGTCACCGAGGCCACGGCCGAATGGCTGGGGGGCTGGGCCGACGGGCTGCTCACCACGGGCGTGACCGCCGACAAGGCGCGCAAGGTCGTGGAGGCGTTCCGCCGCGGGGGCGGGGAGGGCAAGCCCATTCACCTCAAGATCGATCTGTGCTGGGCAGGGACCGAGGACGAGGCCCTGCGCCAGGCCCACGAGCGGTGGCGCTTCAATGCCCTCGGCGCGGACGTGAACTGGGATCTGCGCACGCCCGAGGAGTTCGAGCACGCCGCGAGGTTCGTCCGGCCCGAGGACATGCATTCGTTCGTCCGCATCTCCTCCGATCTCGGCCGCCACCGGGCGTGGATCCAGGAGTTTGCCGCCATCGGCTTCGACAGCATCGACCTGCACCATGTCGGCGCCGACCAGGAGGCGTTCATCGACGCATTCGGGGCGAAGGTGCTGCCCGAGCTCGAGAGGGGCGCGTGA
- a CDS encoding TetR/AcrR family transcriptional regulator yields the protein MDERRQQLLELGMRAFSERPYDAVSIDEIAAEAGISRGLLFHYFRTKHDYYVAVQRVAAEQLVREAFALEEGSPHERLVAGLHAYFRFVEQRAEAYATLLRAGVGSDPVVNDIVESTRQEFIERIRGQLDPALREGPSARLVRAGLRGFIGTVEALALDWIEHRDLTRDELVSLAVRAMVLAVPQAAGEL from the coding sequence GTGGACGAGCGGCGCCAGCAGCTCCTCGAGCTCGGGATGCGCGCGTTCTCGGAGCGGCCGTACGACGCGGTGTCGATCGACGAGATCGCGGCCGAGGCCGGCATCTCGCGGGGGCTGCTCTTCCACTACTTCCGGACCAAGCACGACTACTACGTGGCCGTGCAGCGCGTCGCGGCCGAGCAGCTCGTGCGCGAGGCGTTCGCGCTCGAGGAGGGCTCGCCCCACGAGCGCCTCGTCGCGGGGCTGCACGCCTACTTCCGCTTCGTCGAGCAGCGCGCCGAGGCCTACGCGACGCTCCTGCGGGCCGGCGTCGGCTCGGATCCGGTGGTCAACGACATCGTCGAGTCCACCCGCCAGGAGTTCATCGAGCGCATCCGCGGCCAGCTCGATCCCGCCCTGCGCGAGGGCCCCTCCGCGCGGCTCGTGCGCGCGGGGCTGCGGGGCTTCATCGGCACGGTGGAGGCGCTCGCGCTCGACTGGATCGAGCACCGCGACCTCACGCGCGACGAGCTGGTCTCGCTCGCCGTGCGCGCGATGGTCCTGGCCGTCCCGCAGGCGGCGGGCGAGCTCTGA
- a CDS encoding SDR family oxidoreductase, with translation MSSKLSGKVVLITGAARGIGAETARRVASRGARVSLVGMEPERLASLARELGPGHAHFECDVTDQRALERAVAGTKSALGGIDVVVANAGIANNGTVAVNSVEALARTIEVNLTGVIRTVSATLSEVTARRGYYLLVSSAAAIHALPGMSAYAASKIGVEHFGSSLRMELAHKGVGVGVAHPGWIDTDMVRDTKEDLPTFRELLRKLPGPFGKMTSVEICAEAFAEAIERRQRKLYVPGSLAIMAGLRTLLWTSAADWLFARDARKIVPNLEREVQAVGREFGRQSVAAVQRATNAQ, from the coding sequence ATGAGCAGCAAACTCTCCGGTAAGGTCGTCCTCATCACGGGCGCGGCGCGGGGGATCGGCGCCGAGACCGCGCGTCGGGTCGCCTCGCGCGGCGCGCGCGTCTCGCTCGTGGGCATGGAGCCCGAGCGGCTCGCCTCCCTCGCCCGCGAGCTCGGCCCCGGGCATGCCCACTTCGAGTGCGACGTGACCGACCAGCGCGCCCTCGAGCGCGCCGTCGCGGGCACGAAGAGCGCGCTCGGCGGCATCGACGTGGTCGTCGCGAATGCGGGAATCGCGAACAACGGCACGGTGGCCGTGAACTCCGTCGAGGCGCTCGCGCGCACGATCGAGGTGAACCTCACCGGCGTCATCCGCACCGTGAGCGCGACCCTCTCCGAGGTGACGGCGCGCCGGGGCTATTACCTGCTCGTCTCCTCGGCCGCCGCCATTCACGCATTGCCGGGCATGTCGGCGTACGCGGCGTCGAAGATCGGCGTCGAGCACTTCGGCAGCTCGCTGCGCATGGAGCTCGCCCACAAGGGCGTGGGCGTGGGCGTCGCCCATCCGGGCTGGATCGACACCGACATGGTGCGCGACACGAAGGAGGATCTGCCGACCTTCCGGGAGCTGCTCCGCAAATTGCCCGGCCCGTTCGGCAAGATGACCTCGGTCGAGATCTGCGCCGAGGCATTCGCGGAGGCGATCGAGCGCCGCCAGCGCAAGCTCTACGTCCCCGGCTCGCTCGCGATCATGGCGGGCCTGCGGACGCTGCTCTGGACGAGCGCCGCGGACTGGCTCTTCGCGCGCGACGCCCGCAAGATCGTGCCGAACCTCGAGCGCGAGGTGCAGGCGGTCGGCCGCGAGTTCGGGCGCCAGAGCGTGGCGGCCGTGCAGCGCGCCACCAACGCGCAATGA
- a CDS encoding flavin-containing monooxygenase: protein MAQQAEGLSGSAGAGRRGSAGRHVFVAIVGSGFSGLAVAAELKRAGIGDFVLLERASTLGGTWRDNHYPGCACDVPSHLYSFSFAPKHDWTRAFAPHDEIRAYLEQCADDLDLRRHILFDQQIVGATWDEGRALWRLRTRSGEELTANVLVMGIGALSNPAYPKLRGVERFRGAQFHSARWRHDYDLTGKRVAVIGTGASAIQFVPQIQPRVEKLYLIQRTPPWVLPKPDRAFSTWEKEAFRAVPGLRWLYRQSLYWRLEARVLAFVDHPALMRMVELEGKRHMARSIRDPKLRELLTPKYKPGCKRLLLSNDYYPALAQPNVEVLGDAVAEVSENAIELGSGRKLEVDAILYGTGFTVHDYLGGMRITGRDGVSLGDQWKDGAEAYLGTTVAGFPNLFMMTGPNTGLGHNSMIVMIEGQARLAGEAIGLLRDRNLASIEVRHEVQKDYNAWLQGRTAQAVWSSGCSSWYLDEAGKNTTLWPGFTAVFRARTARLRISDYELRAGSSQRTRKETQLDEQQTLR from the coding sequence ATGGCTCAGCAAGCGGAGGGGCTGTCGGGGTCGGCAGGGGCGGGGCGGAGGGGCTCGGCGGGTCGGCACGTGTTCGTGGCGATCGTCGGCAGCGGCTTCTCGGGGCTCGCGGTGGCGGCCGAGCTGAAGAGGGCGGGGATCGGCGACTTCGTCCTCCTCGAGCGCGCCTCGACGCTCGGGGGCACCTGGCGCGACAACCACTATCCGGGCTGCGCGTGCGATGTCCCGTCGCACCTGTACTCGTTCTCCTTCGCGCCCAAGCACGACTGGACGCGCGCGTTCGCGCCGCACGACGAGATCCGCGCCTACCTCGAGCAATGCGCCGACGACCTCGACCTGCGCCGTCACATCCTCTTCGATCAGCAGATCGTCGGGGCGACGTGGGACGAGGGGCGCGCGCTGTGGCGGCTGCGGACCCGCTCGGGCGAGGAGCTGACGGCGAACGTGCTGGTCATGGGCATCGGCGCGCTGAGCAACCCCGCCTATCCGAAGCTCCGCGGCGTCGAGCGCTTCCGCGGCGCGCAATTCCACTCGGCCCGCTGGCGTCACGATTACGACCTCACCGGCAAGCGCGTCGCGGTGATCGGCACCGGGGCGAGCGCGATCCAGTTCGTCCCGCAGATCCAGCCCAGGGTCGAGAAGCTCTACCTGATCCAGCGCACGCCCCCCTGGGTCCTGCCGAAGCCCGACCGGGCGTTCTCGACGTGGGAAAAGGAGGCCTTCCGCGCCGTCCCGGGCCTGCGGTGGCTCTATCGCCAGTCGCTTTACTGGCGGCTCGAGGCGCGCGTGCTCGCCTTCGTCGATCACCCCGCGCTGATGCGCATGGTCGAGCTCGAGGGCAAGCGCCACATGGCCAGGAGCATCCGCGACCCGAAGCTCCGCGAGCTGCTCACGCCCAAATACAAGCCCGGCTGCAAGCGCCTGCTCCTCTCGAACGATTACTATCCGGCCCTCGCCCAGCCGAACGTCGAGGTGCTCGGCGACGCGGTCGCGGAGGTCTCGGAGAACGCAATCGAGCTCGGCAGCGGGCGGAAGCTCGAGGTGGACGCGATCCTCTACGGCACGGGCTTCACCGTGCACGATTACCTCGGCGGCATGCGCATCACGGGGCGCGACGGGGTGAGCCTCGGCGATCAGTGGAAGGACGGCGCCGAGGCGTATCTCGGCACGACCGTCGCGGGCTTCCCCAACCTGTTCATGATGACCGGGCCAAACACCGGGCTCGGCCATAACTCGATGATCGTCATGATCGAGGGGCAGGCGAGGCTCGCCGGCGAGGCCATCGGGCTCCTGCGCGACCGCAATCTCGCGTCCATCGAGGTGCGTCACGAGGTGCAAAAGGACTACAACGCGTGGCTCCAGGGCCGCACCGCGCAGGCGGTGTGGAGCTCGGGCTGCTCGAGCTGGTATCTCGACGAGGCCGGCAAGAACACGACGCTCTGGCCCGGGTTCACCGCGGTCTTCCGCGCGCGGACGGCGCGGCTGCGGATCAGTGATTACGAGCTCCGCGCGGGCTCGTCGCAACGTACGCGAAAGGAAACGCAACTCGATGAGCAGCAAACTCTCCGGTAA
- a CDS encoding efflux RND transporter permease subunit, producing the protein MWLVVTALKRPYTFIVMSMLIVIMGVFTILRMPTDIFPEIDIPVISVIFNYGGLPPEEMEKRVVNNYERFLTTVVNDIDHVESQALTGIAIVKVYLQPGASVEAATAQITAASQVAIRQMPPGMTPPLVIRYSASSVPIMQAALESESLSEQQLFDYGVNFIRADIATIKGVQIPWPYGGKQRQIMVDIDPQRLFAWGLSPRDVNAAIGLQNVILPAGSAKMGENEYPILMNSSPAAVEELGALPIKTVNGKTIYVRDVANIRDGNAPQQSMVHVGGQRSVLMTMLKGGSASTLDVASRIRDTLPRTMERLPKELRATLLFDQSLFVRAAVDGVVHEAVIAAVLTALMILLFLGSWRSTLIVIISIPLSILVSIIILDALGHTLNTMTLGGMALAVGILVDDATVAIENIHRNLGQRKPFIRAIVDGAQEIAVPALVATLCICIVFVPVTFITGAARSLFVPLALAVVFAMLMSYVLSRTLVPTLVRLLLEREAEEHAHGHHEKPRSVFGRIFARFNSGFDRLRTSYGRLLAWTLAHRAAFVTGFLAFVALSVSLLPLLGQDFFPRVDAGLIKLHVRGAPGTRLEESERHFARIEDTIREVIPPAEIQTMIDNIGIPASGINLSLSEGALISSADGQILIALEHGHQPTDEYVRRLRGKLNATYPGSTFFFLAPDITTQVLNFGLPAPINVRVVGPIGKEDETYGVAEKIAARMKSIPGAVDVHLAQVTNRPQLNIEVDRTMADQMGLTQRDVASDVLVSLSSSGQVSPSYWLDKRGVQYLVAVQTPQYAMGSLDAVKATPLATGDGQPQLLSNVAQVSRGSGPVNVTHYNVARTFDVQANVDGTDLGSVASAVKRVVDGLGPELPRGTKVTVTGQVESMESSFRGLSYGLIFAVVLVYLLMVVNFQSWLDPLVILMALPGAIAGIVWMLFLTRTTLSVPALMGAIMCVGVATANSILVVTFANDQRGVGRDAVSAALAAGMTRLRPVLMTALAMIIGMLPMSLGIGEGGEQNAPLGRAVIGGLLVATLTTLFFVPVMYSLLRKKAPAKDPLAENL; encoded by the coding sequence ATGTGGCTCGTCGTCACCGCGCTCAAGCGTCCCTACACCTTCATCGTGATGTCGATGCTCATCGTCATCATGGGGGTGTTCACCATCCTCCGGATGCCGACGGACATCTTCCCGGAGATCGACATCCCGGTCATCTCCGTGATCTTCAACTACGGCGGCCTGCCGCCCGAGGAGATGGAGAAGCGCGTCGTCAATAACTACGAGCGCTTCCTCACGACGGTCGTCAACGACATCGATCACGTCGAGAGCCAGGCGCTCACGGGCATCGCGATCGTCAAGGTCTACCTCCAGCCCGGCGCGAGCGTCGAGGCGGCGACCGCGCAGATCACCGCGGCCTCGCAGGTGGCGATCCGCCAGATGCCGCCGGGCATGACGCCACCGCTGGTCATACGCTACAGCGCCTCGAGCGTGCCAATCATGCAGGCCGCGCTCGAGAGCGAGTCGCTCAGCGAGCAGCAGCTCTTCGACTACGGCGTCAACTTCATCCGCGCCGACATCGCCACCATCAAGGGCGTGCAGATCCCCTGGCCCTACGGCGGCAAGCAGCGCCAGATCATGGTCGACATCGACCCGCAGCGCCTGTTCGCCTGGGGCCTGTCGCCGCGCGACGTGAACGCCGCCATCGGGCTGCAGAACGTCATCCTGCCCGCCGGCTCGGCGAAGATGGGCGAGAACGAGTACCCCATCCTCATGAACTCGAGCCCCGCCGCCGTGGAGGAGCTCGGGGCGCTGCCCATCAAGACGGTCAACGGCAAGACGATCTACGTGCGCGACGTCGCGAACATCCGCGACGGCAACGCCCCGCAGCAGAGCATGGTGCACGTCGGCGGCCAGCGCAGCGTGCTCATGACCATGCTCAAGGGCGGCAGCGCGAGCACCCTCGACGTCGCCTCGCGCATCCGCGACACGCTCCCGCGCACGATGGAGCGGCTGCCCAAGGAGCTGCGCGCGACGCTCCTGTTCGACCAGTCGCTCTTCGTCCGCGCCGCCGTCGACGGCGTCGTGCACGAGGCGGTCATCGCCGCCGTCCTGACCGCGCTGATGATCCTGCTCTTCCTCGGGAGCTGGCGCAGCACGCTCATCGTCATCATCAGCATCCCGCTGTCGATCCTGGTGTCGATCATCATCCTCGACGCCCTCGGCCACACGCTCAACACGATGACGCTGGGCGGCATGGCCCTCGCCGTCGGCATCCTCGTCGACGACGCCACCGTCGCCATCGAGAACATCCACAGAAACCTCGGGCAGAGAAAGCCGTTCATCCGCGCCATCGTCGACGGCGCGCAGGAGATCGCGGTCCCGGCGCTCGTCGCCACCCTCTGCATCTGCATCGTGTTCGTGCCGGTCACGTTCATCACCGGCGCCGCCCGATCGCTCTTCGTCCCCCTCGCGCTGGCCGTCGTCTTCGCGATGCTCATGTCGTACGTCCTGTCGCGTACGCTCGTGCCCACGCTCGTGCGGCTCTTGCTCGAGCGCGAGGCCGAGGAGCACGCCCACGGCCATCACGAAAAGCCCCGCAGCGTCTTCGGGCGCATCTTCGCCAGGTTCAACAGCGGCTTCGACCGGCTGCGCACCTCGTACGGCAGGCTCCTCGCCTGGACGCTCGCGCACCGCGCCGCGTTCGTGACGGGCTTCCTCGCGTTCGTCGCCCTCTCGGTCTCGCTCCTGCCGCTGCTCGGCCAGGACTTCTTCCCGCGCGTCGACGCGGGCCTCATCAAGCTCCACGTCCGCGGCGCGCCGGGCACCCGGCTCGAGGAGAGCGAGCGGCACTTCGCCCGGATCGAGGACACCATCCGCGAGGTGATCCCGCCGGCCGAGATCCAGACGATGATCGACAACATCGGGATCCCGGCGAGCGGCATCAACCTCTCGCTCAGCGAGGGCGCGCTCATCTCCTCGGCCGACGGGCAGATCCTCATCGCGCTCGAGCACGGCCACCAGCCGACCGACGAGTACGTCCGCAGGCTGCGGGGCAAGCTCAACGCGACCTACCCCGGCTCGACGTTCTTCTTCCTCGCCCCCGACATCACGACCCAGGTCCTGAACTTCGGCCTCCCCGCCCCCATCAACGTCCGCGTGGTCGGGCCGATCGGCAAGGAGGACGAGACCTACGGCGTCGCCGAGAAGATCGCCGCGCGCATGAAGTCGATCCCCGGCGCGGTCGACGTGCACCTCGCGCAGGTCACGAACAGGCCCCAGCTCAACATCGAGGTCGACCGCACCATGGCCGATCAGATGGGGCTCACGCAGCGCGACGTCGCGAGCGACGTCCTGGTCTCGCTCTCGTCGAGCGGCCAGGTCTCGCCGAGCTACTGGCTCGACAAGCGCGGCGTGCAGTACCTCGTGGCCGTGCAGACGCCCCAGTACGCGATGGGCTCGCTCGACGCCGTGAAGGCGACGCCGCTCGCGACGGGCGACGGCCAGCCGCAGCTCCTGTCCAACGTGGCGCAGGTCTCGCGCGGCAGCGGGCCCGTCAACGTCACGCACTACAACGTCGCGCGGACCTTCGACGTGCAGGCGAACGTCGACGGCACCGATCTCGGCTCGGTGGCGAGCGCCGTCAAGCGCGTGGTCGACGGCCTCGGGCCCGAGCTTCCGCGCGGCACGAAGGTGACCGTCACGGGCCAGGTCGAGAGCATGGAGTCGTCCTTCCGCGGCCTCAGCTACGGCCTCATCTTCGCGGTCGTGCTGGTTTACCTGCTGATGGTGGTGAACTTCCAGTCGTGGCTCGACCCGCTGGTCATCCTGATGGCGCTGCCGGGCGCGATCGCGGGCATCGTGTGGATGCTCTTCCTCACGCGCACCACCCTCAGCGTGCCCGCGCTGATGGGCGCCATCATGTGCGTCGGCGTCGCCACGGCCAACAGCATCCTCGTCGTGACGTTCGCGAACGACCAGCGCGGGGTCGGCCGCGACGCCGTCTCCGCCGCGCTCGCCGCCGGCATGACCCGCCTGCGGCCCGTCCTGATGACCGCGCTCGCCATGATCATCGGCATGCTGCCCATGTCGCTCGGCATCGGCGAGGGCGGCGAGCAGAACGCCCCCCTCGGCCGCGCGGTCATCGGCGGCCTTCTCGTCGCGACCCTGACCACCCTCTTCTTCGTGCCCGTCATGTACAGCCTCCTCAGGAAGAAGGCGCCCGCCAAGGACCCGCTGGCGGAAAATCTATGA